A single genomic interval of Gemmatimonadota bacterium harbors:
- a CDS encoding SxtJ family membrane protein, with protein sequence MIELNRQPSRRDLLWFGVILLVFFGVIGAVARFRFDAPTAGAAMWYAGGVVTAGYFAVDRLRVPIYLGWMRLFFPLGWTISHLVLVVLYFAIMMPIGLLMRIGRYDPLCRRKDPDAPSFWQKRKVAGDSSRYLRQF encoded by the coding sequence ATTGAACTCAACCGGCAGCCTTCGCGACGCGATCTCCTCTGGTTCGGGGTTATCCTCCTCGTGTTCTTCGGAGTGATTGGCGCAGTGGCACGCTTCCGGTTCGATGCCCCGACTGCGGGAGCGGCGATGTGGTATGCGGGAGGCGTGGTCACGGCGGGTTATTTCGCGGTAGACAGGCTCCGAGTCCCAATCTACCTGGGGTGGATGAGGCTCTTCTTCCCGCTGGGGTGGACGATCTCTCACCTCGTGTTGGTCGTGCTATACTTCGCGATTATGATGCCAATCGGGCTTCTGATGCGAATCGGGAGGTATGATCCGCTTTGTCGGCGGAAGGACCCCGATGCCCCTTCATTCTGGCAGAAGCGGAAAGTGGCCGGAGATTCCTCCCGGTACCTGCGACAGTTCTGA
- a CDS encoding DUF5989 family protein, with the protein MKPDQSAKARRFAEQAGGKPRGMLSEFWGLLRENKKWWLTPIILAAVLLGGFMILMATPLSPLIYTLF; encoded by the coding sequence ATGAAGCCCGACCAAAGCGCAAAGGCTCGCCGGTTCGCCGAACAGGCCGGTGGAAAGCCCCGGGGAATGCTGAGTGAGTTCTGGGGCCTGCTTCGGGAGAACAAGAAGTGGTGGCTGACACCCATCATTCTGGCGGCGGTTCTTCTGGGCGGGTTCATGATTCTGATGGCCACGCCGCTGTCCCCGCTGATCTACACGCTGTTCTAG
- the dinB gene encoding DNA polymerase IV produces MTPLSPREEEILRLRIAHVDMDAFFASVEEKMRPPLSKVPLAVGGEPGSRGVVSTANYRARGFGVGSGMPLGRAMGLCPGLVRVPTDGAKYRHFSLAVLKILDRFTPWVEPASVDEAFLDFNGLERRWPDLREAARKIQECIATEVGVTASVGVGPGKMIAKIASGLNKPAGVTVLTRSGFRSLVGEMPVGKLWGVGEKTEAALHRMGIVRVKDLAAADPSLLADRLGEAGLWLGRSARGELEAEVVPYFEQVPEKSMGHEVTPAEDMADPAEVRGVLRSLSEKVSRRLRKKGRSGRTITLKIRFPDFKTITRNRTLDFPTDDGRKISGIAHNLWDSAGSLPVRLLGVSVSGLEEGSSGRQEELFENAQERESLLQAVDGIRDRWGERVIGFGGRR; encoded by the coding sequence ATGACGCCCCTTTCTCCCCGGGAAGAGGAAATCCTCCGGCTTCGGATTGCTCATGTGGATATGGATGCGTTCTTTGCGTCGGTCGAAGAAAAAATGAGGCCTCCGCTTTCCAAAGTCCCGCTGGCGGTGGGAGGGGAACCGGGAAGCCGGGGAGTCGTGTCGACGGCCAATTACCGGGCACGGGGTTTCGGTGTGGGGTCGGGGATGCCCCTGGGGCGTGCCATGGGGTTGTGTCCGGGGCTTGTGAGGGTGCCGACGGATGGAGCGAAGTACCGCCACTTTTCTCTGGCGGTACTGAAGATTCTGGATCGATTTACTCCGTGGGTGGAACCGGCATCGGTCGATGAGGCCTTTCTGGATTTCAACGGACTGGAGCGTCGATGGCCGGATCTCCGGGAAGCGGCCCGGAAGATCCAGGAATGTATTGCCACCGAAGTCGGGGTGACGGCATCGGTCGGAGTGGGACCGGGGAAAATGATCGCCAAGATCGCATCCGGTCTCAACAAACCCGCCGGGGTCACGGTGCTGACGAGGAGCGGCTTTCGGAGTCTCGTGGGGGAAATGCCGGTGGGGAAGTTGTGGGGAGTCGGAGAGAAAACAGAGGCCGCTCTTCACAGAATGGGCATCGTGCGGGTGAAGGACCTGGCGGCAGCAGATCCCTCATTGCTGGCGGATCGCCTGGGAGAAGCGGGTCTGTGGCTGGGTCGCTCGGCACGCGGGGAACTGGAAGCGGAAGTCGTCCCCTATTTCGAGCAGGTCCCGGAGAAATCGATGGGACACGAGGTGACCCCGGCGGAAGACATGGCGGATCCTGCGGAGGTGCGCGGAGTTCTCAGGTCTCTGTCGGAAAAGGTGTCACGCAGACTTCGCAAGAAGGGCAGATCGGGAAGAACGATCACACTGAAGATTCGCTTCCCGGATTTCAAGACCATCACCCGCAATCGCACGCTGGACTTTCCCACGGATGACGGCCGTAAGATCTCCGGCATTGCCCACAACCTCTGGGACTCCGCCGGTTCCCTTCCGGTGCGTCTGCTCGGGGTGTCGGTGTCCGGACTGGAGGAGGGTTCTTCGGGAAGACAGGAGGAGCTGTTTGAAAACGCTCAGGAGAGGGAATCCCTGCTTCAGGCGGTGGACGGAATCAGGGATCGCTGGGGAGAAAGAGTGATCGGGTTCGGGGGGCGTCGTTGA
- a CDS encoding CCA tRNA nucleotidyltransferase — translation MRDLLLGRPPHDVDIATSARPEEVSALFPDSREVGAAFGVVLVTHRGECVEVATFRSEGPYLDGRHPSSVHFTDEREDALRRDFTVNGLFLDPETDEVLDFVGGREDLEAGMLRAIGDPATRFREDHLRMLRAIRFAAQLGFAIDPETRAAIRDMAPRSERVAPERTRDELTRMLVGPAPGKALRLLHETGLLRVLLPEVAAMDGVEQPPEFHPEGDVLTHTLLLFEHMDSPSVELAFAALFHDIGKPPTMQHGPDRIRFPRHARVGSQMTDALCRRLRFSNASRETIVDLVDQHMKFADVRKMRESTLKRFLRTPGFRDHLELHRVDCLSSHRDMDHWEYIRDRLAELPVEDLRPAPLVTGNDLMDLGYDPGPDLGAELRKLEDLQLEGKIRTREDALERARKDLGGGD, via the coding sequence GTGCGCGACCTTCTCCTCGGCAGGCCGCCGCACGATGTGGATATCGCCACCTCGGCCCGCCCGGAGGAAGTCTCCGCGCTCTTCCCGGACTCCCGGGAAGTCGGCGCCGCATTCGGGGTGGTGCTGGTGACGCACCGGGGCGAGTGCGTGGAAGTGGCCACCTTCCGCAGCGAAGGACCCTACCTCGACGGGCGACACCCCAGTTCCGTGCATTTCACCGACGAGCGCGAAGATGCCCTCCGCAGGGACTTCACCGTGAACGGCCTTTTCCTGGACCCGGAGACGGACGAGGTGCTCGATTTCGTCGGCGGAAGGGAGGATCTCGAAGCCGGAATGCTGCGTGCCATCGGCGACCCCGCCACGCGCTTTCGCGAAGACCACCTCCGTATGCTCCGCGCGATTCGCTTCGCGGCGCAACTCGGCTTTGCGATCGACCCGGAAACCCGCGCGGCCATCCGGGACATGGCGCCCCGGTCAGAACGCGTCGCCCCCGAGCGAACGCGCGACGAACTTACGCGCATGCTCGTCGGCCCCGCCCCCGGGAAGGCTCTGCGCCTTCTCCACGAGACCGGGCTTCTCCGCGTGCTCCTGCCCGAAGTCGCCGCGATGGACGGCGTGGAGCAACCGCCGGAGTTCCACCCGGAGGGCGATGTCCTCACGCACACGCTCCTCTTGTTCGAGCACATGGACTCGCCGTCGGTGGAACTGGCCTTCGCCGCGCTCTTTCACGATATCGGCAAGCCGCCGACCATGCAGCACGGGCCTGATCGGATTCGCTTCCCGCGACATGCCCGCGTCGGGTCGCAGATGACCGATGCCCTGTGCCGCCGCCTCCGCTTCTCCAATGCCTCGCGGGAGACGATCGTGGACCTGGTCGACCAGCACATGAAGTTCGCCGATGTTCGGAAGATGCGGGAGTCCACGCTCAAGCGCTTCCTCCGGACCCCGGGATTCAGGGACCACCTGGAGCTCCACCGCGTGGACTGCCTCTCCAGCCACCGGGACATGGACCACTGGGAGTACATTCGCGATCGACTTGCCGAACTGCCGGTGGAGGATCTTCGGCCCGCTCCGCTTGTGACCGGAAACGACCTCATGGATCTGGGGTACGACCCGGGACCGGATCTCGGGGCGGAACTTCGGAAACTGGAGGACCTCCAACTGGAGGGGAAGATCCGGACGCGCGAAGACGCACTGGAACGCGCCCGAAAGGACCTCGGGGGCGGCGACTGA
- a CDS encoding HTH domain-containing protein — translation MNDKKLAEIIENADFKVLQRLVAKRRAAEEKRLNALLIQQRDLKFELKKLERQLDKAKDGRGPLSKARKSNARRLNDITLGDAIVKVMERRTKPMHYKELSRQLVERDLYRTRSQNLLSTVAVTLTRDGRFKKTEAGMYALKASARRR, via the coding sequence ATGAACGACAAGAAGCTTGCGGAGATTATTGAGAATGCGGACTTCAAGGTGCTCCAGCGACTGGTTGCGAAGCGCCGCGCCGCCGAGGAGAAACGGCTCAACGCCCTTCTGATTCAGCAGCGTGACCTGAAGTTCGAACTGAAGAAGCTGGAGCGTCAGCTGGACAAGGCGAAGGACGGTCGCGGCCCGCTGTCGAAAGCGCGGAAGTCGAACGCCCGACGGCTGAACGACATCACGCTGGGCGACGCCATCGTCAAGGTGATGGAGCGCCGCACCAAACCCATGCACTACAAGGAACTCTCGCGGCAACTTGTGGAGCGGGATCTCTACCGCACGCGGAGCCAGAACCTGCTGTCCACGGTGGCCGTCACGCTCACGCGCGATGGCCGGTTCAAGAAAACCGAGGCGGGCATGTACGCGTTGAAGGCTTCGGCGCGGCGGCGGTAG
- a CDS encoding VWA domain-containing protein produces the protein MSLPGGSLDFLEPWTPVLGGLALLLGVLAFRLYRRPEPEVSPPTALLLGSLRAASLVLIVLLLLAPVLSRETRREVPPGIVVLLDASASMSLPFPRAEEEGASPTPPPTRADRVAEALAGPIRDLRGMGRVELLRFGGEVVPADPDDLPAAVTPSLDRTDPAHALAELAGARRHALSAVVLVSDGVRTAGADPVEEAARLGVPVIAVGVGDRGGVADVSIAGVSASPVAYLDNRVPISARIRSTGGEAREMVVFLSEGEVVLDSVRVGIPEGGALTEVKLHYEPHREGLHRYRVWTPEQAAEISTENNEHPFAVRVLAEKIRVLLVAGRPGFDTTFLKRALEADVSLSVDTIILSLRELGGVWGGDAAAFPAEDRDLAQLDLVVLADVRRDDLSAREFRMLRRFVEERGGALALAGPPEAFDLKGTALVELLPVDTGPRLRAWEGQIFPRLTPSGATHPVTQLLPDPAGNERRWSGLPPIASAPVFDAVHPGGRVLVRGEVDGVARRELPLIVAGRTAGGRVLLLCGAPYWKWDLASWGLGRPGDSFRRLVSRGVRWLVARDDLRQVSVRPAKNLFDGAEEVVLEGRVFDDDFRPVAGADVRSTIRGPVGGAGSRSREVALVDQGNGRYHVSTTGLPPGDYVIESRARLGEVTLGTDEAEMTVTPFRLELVNPGPDPELLREVARASGGAFIPLTEASRIPSLVNVTPVVERTIRELPFRESPVLFAVLVGLLGLEWGIRKRRGLP, from the coding sequence GTGAGCCTCCCCGGCGGATCTCTGGATTTCCTGGAGCCGTGGACCCCTGTACTTGGGGGGCTGGCTCTGTTGCTGGGGGTTCTTGCGTTCCGGCTTTACCGGCGTCCCGAGCCGGAGGTTTCGCCACCGACGGCACTCTTGCTCGGCAGCCTGCGGGCGGCGTCACTCGTTCTGATTGTCCTCCTGCTTCTGGCGCCCGTGCTTTCCCGGGAGACTCGCCGGGAGGTTCCGCCCGGGATTGTGGTGCTTCTCGATGCGTCGGCGTCGATGTCGCTTCCGTTCCCGCGCGCGGAGGAGGAGGGGGCATCCCCGACGCCCCCCCCCACGCGTGCCGATCGTGTGGCGGAAGCACTGGCGGGTCCGATTCGCGACCTTCGCGGAATGGGGCGCGTGGAGCTTCTGCGCTTCGGGGGAGAAGTCGTCCCGGCGGACCCTGACGATCTCCCGGCGGCCGTCACCCCTTCGCTTGACCGGACGGACCCGGCGCACGCGCTGGCGGAACTGGCGGGAGCGCGTCGTCACGCGCTCTCAGCGGTGGTGCTGGTGAGTGATGGCGTGCGAACCGCGGGGGCGGACCCGGTGGAAGAGGCTGCGCGGCTGGGTGTCCCGGTGATCGCGGTGGGGGTCGGAGACCGCGGCGGCGTGGCGGATGTGTCGATCGCGGGGGTTTCAGCTTCGCCGGTGGCGTACCTGGACAATCGCGTTCCGATCTCCGCGAGGATTCGGTCTACCGGTGGCGAAGCGCGGGAGATGGTCGTGTTTCTGTCGGAAGGCGAAGTCGTGCTGGACTCGGTGCGGGTGGGCATTCCCGAGGGCGGCGCGTTGACGGAGGTCAAACTGCACTACGAGCCGCATCGGGAGGGGTTGCACCGGTATCGAGTGTGGACCCCGGAGCAGGCCGCCGAAATCTCCACGGAGAATAACGAGCATCCGTTTGCCGTCCGGGTTCTTGCCGAGAAGATCCGCGTCCTTCTGGTGGCCGGGCGTCCCGGCTTCGACACCACTTTCCTGAAGCGTGCACTGGAGGCGGATGTGTCCCTTTCCGTGGACACGATCATTCTCTCGCTGCGGGAACTGGGGGGCGTGTGGGGTGGAGACGCGGCCGCATTTCCCGCCGAAGACCGGGATCTGGCGCAGCTTGACCTGGTGGTGCTGGCGGATGTGCGCCGGGACGACCTCTCCGCCCGGGAGTTCCGGATGCTCCGGCGGTTTGTGGAGGAACGCGGGGGGGCGCTGGCGCTGGCCGGCCCGCCTGAAGCGTTCGACCTGAAGGGTACCGCGCTGGTCGAGTTGCTTCCGGTGGACACGGGGCCGCGGCTTCGCGCGTGGGAAGGGCAGATCTTCCCCAGGCTGACCCCGTCCGGGGCGACGCACCCCGTGACACAGCTTCTTCCCGACCCGGCAGGCAATGAACGCCGCTGGAGCGGGTTGCCGCCGATTGCCTCCGCGCCGGTGTTCGACGCGGTGCATCCGGGTGGCCGCGTTCTCGTGCGCGGCGAGGTGGACGGGGTCGCCCGCCGCGAGCTCCCGCTCATCGTCGCGGGGCGAACTGCGGGAGGCCGCGTTCTTCTTCTCTGCGGAGCGCCGTACTGGAAGTGGGATCTGGCTTCGTGGGGGCTGGGTCGACCGGGAGACTCCTTTCGGCGGCTCGTGTCGCGGGGTGTGAGGTGGCTCGTGGCCCGGGATGATCTCCGGCAGGTGTCCGTGCGCCCCGCGAAGAACCTGTTCGACGGGGCCGAAGAAGTGGTGCTGGAGGGTCGCGTGTTCGACGACGATTTCCGCCCGGTCGCCGGTGCGGATGTGCGTTCTACCATTCGCGGGCCGGTGGGCGGGGCGGGTTCTCGATCGCGGGAGGTTGCCCTCGTGGATCAGGGCAACGGCCGTTACCATGTGTCGACCACCGGACTTCCCCCGGGGGATTATGTGATCGAGAGTCGGGCGCGGCTTGGTGAGGTGACGCTGGGGACCGATGAAGCGGAAATGACCGTCACGCCGTTCCGTCTGGAACTTGTGAATCCCGGGCCCGACCCCGAACTTCTGCGCGAGGTCGCGCGCGCGAGCGGCGGCGCGTTCATTCCGCTGACGGAGGCGAGCCGGATTCCGTCGCTGGTGAATGTGACACCGGTCGTGGAGCGTACCATTCGCGAGCTGCCGTTCCGGGAAAGCCCGGTGCTGTTTGCGGTGCTGGTCGGCCTGCTCGGGCTGGAGTGGGGAATCCGAAAGCGAAGGGGGCTGCCATGA